The proteins below are encoded in one region of uncultured Eubacteriales bacterium:
- the rnfE gene encoding Electron transport complex protein RnfE: MSENNKLSLVSKGILKENPVLVLVLGTCPTLATTTSVTTALGMGIAAAIVLICSNIFISLLRKIIPDSVRIPSYIVVIAGFVSVVQMLVQAFVPPLYEALGVYLPLIVVNCIILGRAEMFASKNSVVDSALDGLGMGLGFICTLLVMATLREVFGAGSFAGVTIPVLSQYAIPILVKPAGGFFIFGCMIALVAKLTGGKANAECEACPGAQTCGVKEKEA; the protein is encoded by the coding sequence ATGAGCGAGAACAATAAGCTCTCCCTTGTATCCAAGGGCATTTTGAAGGAGAACCCCGTGCTGGTCCTGGTGCTGGGTACCTGCCCCACTTTGGCCACCACCACGTCTGTGACCACCGCCCTCGGCATGGGTATCGCTGCGGCTATCGTGCTTATCTGCTCCAACATTTTTATCTCCCTTCTACGCAAGATCATCCCCGACTCGGTACGCATTCCCAGTTATATCGTGGTCATCGCGGGCTTTGTGTCGGTGGTGCAGATGCTGGTGCAGGCCTTTGTGCCTCCTCTGTACGAGGCTCTGGGGGTCTATCTGCCACTCATTGTGGTCAACTGCATCATCCTTGGCCGGGCCGAGATGTTCGCCAGCAAGAACAGCGTGGTGGACTCCGCCCTGGATGGGCTGGGCATGGGGCTGGGCTTTATCTGCACGCTGCTCGTCATGGCTACCCTGCGTGAGGTTTTCGGTGCTGGCAGTTTCGCGGGGGTTACCATCCCCGTGCTCTCCCAATATGCCATTCCCATTCTGGTCAAGCCTGCCGGCGGCTTCTTCATCTTCGGATGTATGATCGCGCTGGTGGCTAAGCTCACCGGCGGTAAGGCCAACGCGGAGTGTGAGGCCTGCCCCGGCGCGCAGACCTGCGGCGTGAAGGAAAAGGAGGCGTAA
- a CDS encoding hypothetical protein (Evidence 5 : No homology to any previously reported sequences), whose product MRSAAWTAGSRSKKHFRRRAGREACEIVTGKTEGALSPFSYEFPVYIQARPLYILFCIRGRVSIF is encoded by the coding sequence TTGAGGAGCGCGGCCTGGACCGCTGGTTCCAGAAGTAAGAAGCATTTCCGCCGCCGAGCAGGTCGCGAGGCGTGCGAAATTGTGACAGGGAAGACCGAAGGAGCGCTCTCTCCGTTCTCCTATGAGTTCCCCGTTTATATCCAAGCCCGCCCGCTGTACATTCTATTTTGTATCCGCGGGCGGGTTTCTATTTTCTGA
- a CDS encoding conserved exported hypothetical protein (Evidence 4 : Homologs of previously reported genes of unknown function) — protein sequence MKKENKVWKLISPVVVLVGICVVVTAALALTNQITAPIIAAQNQGAADAAKQVVLPAGSDFQEIEDLSGLPESVTDAAQAGNGAGYVFTVTTRGYGGDMTVMLGIDADGKIAGSQVISNNETQGIGGEVAKDGSPFQQQLIGMSDVSGIEATSGATVTSTGMKNAVQTAFDAYTVLTGGTVEAKLGTAPEGFTAEDAAEYFPGAAFTQVPGGMVSDAGTIVYGEAQGMESAIRVAVFFDNDGNILGIETYTKRETEYYGEGVGENSDFTDQFKGVTDVNSVEAVSGATVTSTAVKDAVKQAIANLNTVKGAA from the coding sequence ATGAAGAAAGAGAACAAGGTCTGGAAATTAATTTCCCCCGTCGTTGTGCTGGTGGGCATCTGCGTCGTCGTCACCGCAGCACTGGCCCTGACCAACCAGATCACCGCCCCCATTATCGCCGCCCAGAACCAGGGTGCGGCCGACGCCGCGAAACAGGTGGTCCTGCCCGCCGGGAGCGACTTCCAGGAAATTGAGGACCTTTCCGGCCTGCCTGAGAGCGTTACAGACGCCGCCCAGGCGGGGAATGGCGCGGGCTACGTCTTTACCGTGACGACCCGGGGCTACGGTGGCGATATGACTGTTATGCTGGGTATCGACGCCGACGGCAAGATCGCCGGCAGCCAGGTCATCTCCAACAACGAGACTCAGGGCATCGGCGGCGAGGTCGCGAAGGACGGCTCCCCCTTCCAGCAGCAGCTGATCGGCATGAGCGACGTGAGCGGGATTGAGGCTACCTCGGGTGCTACCGTTACTTCCACCGGCATGAAGAACGCCGTCCAAACCGCCTTTGACGCCTACACTGTTCTCACCGGCGGTACCGTGGAGGCAAAGCTGGGCACCGCTCCGGAGGGCTTTACCGCTGAGGACGCGGCGGAGTACTTCCCCGGTGCCGCCTTTACCCAAGTCCCCGGCGGCATGGTCTCCGACGCAGGTACCATCGTCTATGGCGAGGCCCAGGGCATGGAGAGCGCCATCCGCGTGGCCGTCTTCTTTGACAACGACGGTAATATCCTGGGTATCGAGACCTACACCAAGCGCGAGACCGAGTACTATGGCGAAGGGGTGGGCGAGAACAGCGACTTTACCGACCAGTTCAAGGGCGTGACCGACGTGAATTCGGTGGAGGCTGTCTCGGGTGCTACCGTCACCTCCACCGCCGTGAAAGACGCCGTCAAGCAGGCCATCGCCAATCTTAATACTGTAAAGGGGGCGGCGTAA
- the ygeX gene encoding 2,3-diaminopropionate ammonia-lyase (Evidence 2a : Function of homologous gene experimentally demonstrated in an other organism; PubMedId : 12596860, 3275662; Product type e : enzyme), producing MKEPIKWTGNHMPESDDKQLPIMSLSNVAKARFFHSSFPQYSITPLARLDGMAQYLGLAGLYVKDESFRFGLNAFKVLGGSFAMAKYIAKQMGRDVSEMTYDYLTSEAFRGEFGQATFFTATDGNHGRGVAWAANKLGQKAVVHMPKGSSKPRFDNIAKEGALVTIEEVNYDDCVRMAAAEAEATKNGVIVQDTAWDGYEEIPAWIMQGYGTMASEAADQLRQVNVNRPTHIFVQAGVGSLAGAVIGYFTNLFPNDPPKFVVMEAQAADCLYQGAVAGDGKPRIVDGDLQTIMAGLACGEPNTISWDILRNHCGVFVSCPDWVSARGMRMLGVPVKGDPVVISGESGAVGMGLIASLMETDEYKDLREAIGLDRFSQVLMFSTEGNTDPMKFRKVLWDGEYPTV from the coding sequence ATGAAAGAGCCTATCAAGTGGACCGGCAACCACATGCCAGAGAGCGATGATAAGCAGCTCCCGATCATGTCCCTGTCCAATGTGGCCAAGGCCCGCTTTTTCCACTCGAGTTTTCCCCAGTACTCCATTACCCCCCTGGCCCGGCTGGACGGTATGGCCCAGTACTTAGGGCTGGCGGGCCTCTACGTAAAGGACGAGTCCTTCCGGTTCGGCCTCAACGCGTTCAAGGTGCTGGGCGGCTCCTTTGCCATGGCGAAGTACATCGCCAAGCAGATGGGCCGGGATGTGAGCGAGATGACTTATGACTACCTCACCAGCGAGGCGTTCCGCGGCGAGTTCGGCCAGGCCACCTTCTTTACCGCCACGGACGGAAACCACGGCCGGGGCGTTGCCTGGGCGGCCAATAAGCTGGGGCAGAAGGCCGTGGTACATATGCCCAAGGGCAGCAGCAAACCCCGCTTTGACAATATTGCCAAGGAGGGTGCCCTTGTCACCATCGAAGAGGTCAACTACGACGACTGCGTCCGAATGGCGGCAGCCGAGGCCGAGGCCACCAAAAACGGCGTCATCGTCCAGGACACCGCCTGGGACGGGTACGAGGAGATCCCAGCCTGGATCATGCAGGGATACGGCACCATGGCCAGCGAAGCTGCCGACCAGCTGCGCCAGGTGAATGTGAACCGGCCCACTCACATCTTCGTGCAGGCGGGCGTGGGCAGCCTCGCCGGCGCGGTCATCGGGTACTTCACCAATCTCTTCCCCAACGACCCGCCCAAGTTCGTAGTGATGGAAGCCCAGGCGGCCGACTGCCTCTACCAGGGCGCAGTGGCCGGTGACGGGAAACCCCGCATCGTGGATGGCGACCTGCAGACCATCATGGCGGGCCTCGCCTGCGGCGAGCCCAACACCATCTCCTGGGACATCCTGCGCAACCACTGCGGCGTGTTCGTCTCCTGCCCCGACTGGGTCTCTGCACGCGGCATGAGAATGCTGGGCGTGCCCGTGAAGGGCGACCCGGTGGTCATCTCCGGCGAGAGCGGCGCGGTGGGCATGGGTCTCATCGCCTCTCTGATGGAGACAGACGAGTACAAGGACCTGCGTGAGGCCATCGGCCTGGATCGTTTCTCCCAAGTGCTCATGTTCTCTACCGAGGGAAACACCGACCCCATGAAATTCCGCAAGGTCCTGTGGGACGGAGAGTACCCCACCGTATAA
- a CDS encoding Electron transport complex protein RnfB (fragment), protein MNPILMAVLLVAVIAMICAVMLVVAANLMAVKADDKFAPLREALPGANCGACGYPGCDGYAKALASGDEKDTALCKPGRAACAEKLAAILAE, encoded by the coding sequence ATGAATCCAATTCTGATGGCGGTCCTTCTGGTGGCCGTGATCGCCATGATCTGCGCAGTTATGCTGGTGGTTGCCGCGAATCTTATGGCTGTCAAGGCGGACGACAAATTTGCTCCCCTGCGGGAGGCCCTGCCCGGCGCCAACTGCGGTGCCTGCGGCTATCCCGGCTGCGACGGGTACGCCAAGGCTCTGGCCTCCGGCGACGAGAAGGACACCGCTCTCTGCAAGCCGGGCCGCGCCGCCTGTGCCGAAAAGCTGGCTGCCATCCTGGCTGAATAA
- a CDS encoding conserved hypothetical protein (Evidence 4 : Homologs of previously reported genes of unknown function): protein MFTFAVNGKSVSTERDVKLLAYLREDLGLTSVKDGCSEGACGTCMILIDGKATKACVQKTSKMEGKSVVTCEGLTERERDVYAYAFTRCGAVQCGFCTPGMVISAKGLIDEKSEPTREEVKFALRNNICRCTGYKKIEDAVLLAAQLLREGTEVPHEEFTGKVGENLPRVDAPAKAIGVAEYADDIHAPGMLHGGAVRSEYPRAIVKSVDVSEAKALRGVVAVVTAAELEGKAKIGHLKKDQWVLVPVGGEVHYCGDPIVLIAAESPEILNQAKALVKVEYEVLTPVLSAAEAMAPDAPQLQEGGNLLAHEHLVRGDAEGKLKASKYVVTTRYSTPPTEHAFLEPETAVAVPDVDGVVIASGDQGIYQTQKECAEAIGLPIEKVRVVAKAVGGGFGGKEDMSVQHHAAILALKTGKPVKVSLTRKESMLVHPKRHGFEMEVTTGCDENGYLTAIIANLVTDSGAFASLGGPVLQRACTHAAGPYNFQDIIIDGKAYYTNNPPCGAFRGFGVTQSCFASECNMNKLAELVGISPFEIRYRNAIRPGQVLPNGQIASDDTALVETLDAVRPYYEANPKAGIACAIKNSGLGVGIPDTGRCDLFIKDGVVHIRSSAACIGQGLGTVLVQIVCETTGLRHDQVVWDAPDTSIAPNSGNTTASRQTVFTGEATRRASMELKEALADGRTLADVDGVIFHQEYTGITDKLGSELENPVSHVAYGFATHLVELGEDGTIKQVIAAHDVGRAVNPVSVEGQIEGGVVMSLGYALTEDLPLRDGRPAVTYAGLGLFRADKTPEVKSIIVGKNTNELACGAKGIGEICSIPTAPAVQNAYYNFDGKFRTTLPLEDTPYSKKKK from the coding sequence ATGTTCACCTTCGCTGTAAACGGAAAGAGCGTATCCACTGAAAGAGACGTAAAGCTCCTGGCCTATCTGCGGGAGGACTTGGGCCTCACCTCGGTGAAGGACGGCTGCTCCGAGGGCGCTTGCGGCACCTGCATGATCCTCATCGACGGCAAGGCGACCAAAGCCTGCGTCCAGAAGACCTCCAAAATGGAGGGGAAGAGCGTCGTGACCTGTGAGGGTCTCACCGAGCGGGAGCGGGACGTGTACGCTTATGCATTTACCCGCTGCGGCGCGGTGCAATGCGGTTTCTGCACCCCCGGTATGGTCATCTCCGCGAAGGGCCTCATCGACGAAAAGAGTGAGCCCACCCGGGAAGAAGTCAAATTCGCCCTGCGCAACAACATCTGCCGCTGCACGGGCTATAAGAAGATCGAGGACGCGGTGCTCCTGGCCGCCCAGCTCCTGCGGGAGGGCACAGAAGTGCCCCATGAGGAGTTCACCGGCAAGGTAGGGGAGAATTTGCCCCGGGTGGACGCCCCCGCCAAGGCTATCGGCGTGGCTGAGTACGCCGACGATATCCACGCCCCCGGCATGCTCCACGGCGGCGCGGTCCGCAGCGAGTACCCCCGGGCCATCGTAAAGTCTGTCGACGTGAGCGAGGCCAAGGCCCTGCGGGGCGTTGTGGCGGTGGTCACCGCCGCTGAGCTGGAGGGCAAGGCCAAGATAGGCCACCTGAAAAAAGACCAGTGGGTCCTGGTCCCTGTAGGGGGCGAGGTTCACTACTGCGGCGATCCCATCGTGCTCATCGCTGCCGAGAGTCCTGAGATTTTGAACCAGGCGAAGGCCCTGGTGAAGGTGGAGTATGAGGTGCTGACCCCCGTCCTCTCCGCCGCTGAGGCCATGGCCCCCGACGCGCCCCAACTCCAGGAGGGGGGCAACCTCCTGGCGCATGAGCACCTGGTCCGCGGCGACGCGGAGGGCAAGCTGAAAGCCTCCAAGTACGTGGTTACCACCAGATATTCCACCCCCCCCACTGAGCACGCGTTCCTGGAGCCTGAGACGGCTGTGGCCGTTCCCGACGTGGATGGCGTGGTCATTGCCTCCGGCGACCAGGGCATCTACCAGACCCAGAAGGAGTGCGCCGAGGCCATCGGCCTGCCCATTGAAAAGGTCCGTGTGGTGGCAAAAGCGGTGGGCGGCGGCTTTGGAGGCAAGGAGGACATGAGCGTTCAGCACCACGCTGCCATCCTGGCCCTCAAGACCGGAAAGCCCGTGAAGGTCTCCCTCACCCGGAAGGAGTCCATGCTGGTCCACCCCAAGCGCCACGGCTTTGAGATGGAGGTCACCACCGGCTGCGACGAGAATGGGTATCTCACCGCCATCATCGCGAATCTGGTCACCGACTCGGGCGCTTTCGCAAGCCTGGGAGGCCCGGTGCTTCAGCGGGCCTGCACTCATGCCGCCGGGCCCTATAACTTCCAGGATATTATTATCGACGGCAAGGCGTACTACACCAACAACCCACCCTGTGGAGCGTTCCGCGGTTTCGGCGTGACCCAGAGCTGTTTTGCCAGTGAGTGCAATATGAACAAGCTGGCCGAGCTGGTGGGGATCTCTCCCTTTGAGATCCGCTACCGCAACGCCATCCGGCCCGGCCAGGTCCTCCCCAACGGGCAGATTGCCTCGGACGATACCGCCCTGGTGGAGACTCTGGACGCCGTACGGCCCTACTACGAGGCAAATCCCAAGGCGGGGATCGCTTGCGCTATTAAGAACTCCGGCCTGGGTGTGGGCATCCCCGACACCGGCCGCTGCGATCTCTTCATCAAGGACGGCGTCGTCCACATCCGCAGCTCGGCCGCATGCATCGGCCAGGGGTTGGGCACCGTCCTGGTACAGATTGTCTGCGAGACCACAGGCCTGCGCCACGACCAGGTGGTGTGGGATGCGCCCGATACCTCCATCGCTCCCAACTCAGGCAATACCACCGCCTCGCGCCAGACTGTCTTCACCGGTGAGGCTACCCGCCGCGCCTCCATGGAGCTGAAGGAGGCCCTGGCTGACGGCCGCACCTTAGCCGACGTGGACGGGGTCATCTTCCACCAGGAGTACACCGGCATTACCGACAAGCTGGGCTCAGAGCTTGAAAACCCCGTGAGCCATGTGGCCTATGGCTTCGCCACCCACCTGGTGGAGCTGGGCGAGGACGGTACAATCAAGCAGGTGATCGCTGCCCACGACGTAGGTCGGGCAGTGAACCCAGTCAGCGTGGAAGGGCAGATAGAGGGAGGCGTGGTTATGAGCCTTGGCTATGCTCTCACCGAGGACCTGCCGCTCAGGGACGGGCGGCCCGCTGTCACTTACGCGGGCCTGGGCCTCTTCCGGGCTGACAAGACCCCCGAGGTGAAGAGCATCATCGTGGGCAAGAACACCAATGAACTGGCCTGTGGAGCCAAGGGCATCGGCGAGATCTGCTCCATCCCCACCGCCCCCGCTGTGCAGAACGCCTACTATAACTTTGACGGAAAATTCCGCACCACCCTCCCCCTGGAGGATACGCCCTACAGCAAAAAGAAGAAATAG
- the rsxA gene encoding putative inner membrane subunit of an electron transport system (Evidence 3 : Function proposed based on presence of conserved amino acid motif, structural feature or limited homology; PubMedId : 10411911, 10637328, 12773378; Product type pm : putative membrane component), which yields MDVKNLIFIILSGVFVNNYVLQRFLGICPFLGVSKKLNQATGMSIAVIFVMVLATAVTWPIQTYLLDPNGLGYLQTIVFILVIAALVQLVEIILKRYIPTLHKGLGIYLPLITTNCAVLGVTVLNITSEYGFWQSMANSFGSGLGFFLAMVLFSGVRSRIAQSRPPKSFEGLPITLISAAIVSAAFYGFAGVVETLFQ from the coding sequence ATGGATGTGAAGAACCTCATTTTTATCATACTCAGCGGCGTCTTTGTCAACAACTACGTGTTGCAGCGCTTTCTGGGTATCTGCCCTTTCCTGGGTGTCTCTAAAAAGTTGAATCAGGCTACCGGCATGAGCATTGCCGTCATTTTTGTCATGGTGCTGGCAACCGCCGTCACCTGGCCCATTCAGACCTATCTGCTGGACCCCAACGGCCTGGGCTATCTCCAGACTATCGTATTCATTTTAGTCATCGCGGCCCTCGTACAGCTGGTGGAGATCATTCTCAAGCGGTATATCCCCACTCTTCATAAGGGTCTGGGCATCTACCTGCCCCTCATCACCACCAACTGCGCCGTGTTGGGCGTCACCGTGCTCAACATCACCTCGGAGTACGGATTCTGGCAGTCTATGGCTAACTCCTTCGGCTCCGGCCTGGGTTTTTTCCTTGCAATGGTCCTCTTCTCCGGGGTCCGGTCCCGCATCGCCCAGAGCAGGCCACCCAAGTCCTTTGAGGGGCTGCCCATCACACTGATTTCCGCCGCCATCGTATCCGCCGCTTTCTATGGGTTCGCGGGTGTGGTCGAGACGCTGTTCCAGTAA
- the ygeW gene encoding conserved hypothetical protein (Evidence 4 : Homologs of previously reported genes of unknown function), with the protein MDKTLQMYIDKLNALNFKEMYNGDFFLTWEKSDDEIEAVFTVADALRYMRENNISTKIFESGLGISLFRDNSTRTRFSFASACNLLGLEVQDLDEGKSQIAHGETVRETANMVSFMADVIGIRDDMYIGKGNAYMHEFMDAVTEGNKDGVLEQKPTLVNLQCDIDHPTQAMADMLHIIHEFGGVENLKGKKIAMTWAYSPSYGKPLSVPQGVIGLMTRFGMDVVLAHPEGYEVMPEVEAVAAANADKTGGSFRRTNSMSDAFKDADIVYPKSWAPFAAMEERTDLYAAGDSDGIKALEKRLLAQNAEHKDWCCTEDLMKATKDGKALYLHCLPADINDVSCVDGEVEASVFDRYRTPLYKEASFKPYIIAAMIFLAKVKDPQTTLKALEERGLDRWFQK; encoded by the coding sequence ATGGACAAGACTCTGCAGATGTATATCGACAAGCTCAATGCCCTCAACTTCAAGGAGATGTACAACGGCGACTTCTTCCTGACCTGGGAGAAGAGCGACGACGAGATCGAGGCCGTCTTCACTGTGGCCGACGCCCTGCGCTACATGCGTGAGAACAACATCTCCACCAAGATCTTCGAGAGCGGCCTGGGTATCAGCCTGTTCCGCGACAACTCCACCCGTACTCGTTTCTCCTTCGCCTCGGCCTGTAACCTGCTGGGCCTCGAAGTTCAGGACCTGGACGAGGGCAAGAGCCAGATCGCCCACGGCGAGACCGTCCGCGAGACCGCCAACATGGTCTCCTTCATGGCCGACGTCATCGGCATCCGTGACGACATGTACATCGGCAAGGGCAATGCCTATATGCACGAATTCATGGACGCCGTGACCGAAGGCAATAAGGACGGCGTTCTGGAGCAGAAGCCCACCCTGGTGAATCTCCAGTGCGACATCGACCACCCCACCCAGGCGATGGCCGACATGCTGCACATCATCCACGAGTTCGGCGGCGTCGAGAACCTGAAGGGCAAGAAGATCGCCATGACCTGGGCCTACAGCCCCAGCTACGGCAAGCCCCTCTCCGTGCCTCAGGGCGTCATCGGCCTGATGACCCGCTTTGGCATGGACGTGGTTCTGGCCCATCCCGAGGGCTATGAGGTCATGCCCGAGGTGGAGGCCGTCGCCGCCGCCAACGCCGATAAGACCGGCGGTTCTTTCCGCCGCACGAACTCCATGTCCGACGCCTTTAAGGATGCCGACATCGTCTATCCCAAGAGCTGGGCTCCCTTCGCTGCCATGGAGGAGCGCACCGACCTCTACGCCGCCGGCGACAGCGATGGCATCAAGGCCCTGGAGAAGCGCCTCCTGGCCCAGAACGCCGAGCACAAGGACTGGTGCTGCACCGAGGACCTGATGAAGGCGACCAAGGATGGCAAGGCTCTGTACCTGCACTGCCTGCCCGCGGACATCAACGACGTGTCCTGCGTGGACGGCGAAGTCGAGGCTAGTGTGTTTGACCGCTACCGCACCCCCCTCTACAAAGAGGCCTCCTTCAAGCCCTATATCATCGCCGCCATGATCTTCCTGGCCAAGGTAAAGGACCCCCAGACCACCCTGAAGGCCCTTGAGGAGCGCGGCCTGGACCGCTGGTTCCAGAAGTAA
- the ygeY gene encoding putative peptidase (Evidence 3 : Function proposed based on presence of conserved amino acid motif, structural feature or limited homology; Product type pe : putative enzyme) — MDFEKIKAASQAYSADMNRFLRAMISHPSESSQEKEVVMCIKSEMEKLGYDKIEIDGLGNIIGWMGDGEKIIAIDSHIDTVGIGNINNWTHDPYQGYEDDEVIYGRGGSDQEGGMASAVYGTKIMKDLGLIPAGYKIMVVGSVQEEDCDGMCWQYIYNKSKIVPEFVISTEPTDGGIYRGHRGRMEIRVDVKGVSCHGSAPERGDNAIYKMADILQDVRALNENSADDSVEIKGLVKMLDPKFNPGHYEDARFLGRGTCTTSEIFFTSPSRCAVADSCSISIDRRMTAGETWDSCLEEIRQLPNVKKYGDDVKVSMYMYDRPSWTGEVYETECYFPTWINRENAAHVQALVDAHHALFGDSRIGPAGAMHLRNRPLTDKWTFSTNGVAIQGRYGIPCVGFGPGAESQAHAPNEITWKQDLVTCAALYAAVPGLYKEENKTDDVAQFRATLTDNDIK; from the coding sequence ATGGATTTCGAAAAGATCAAAGCAGCATCCCAGGCATACAGCGCCGACATGAACCGTTTCCTGCGCGCCATGATCTCCCATCCCAGCGAGAGCAGCCAGGAGAAGGAAGTTGTCATGTGCATCAAGTCCGAGATGGAAAAGCTTGGCTACGACAAGATCGAGATCGACGGCCTGGGCAATATCATCGGCTGGATGGGCGACGGTGAGAAGATCATCGCCATCGACTCCCATATAGACACTGTGGGCATTGGCAACATCAATAACTGGACCCACGACCCCTACCAGGGCTACGAGGACGACGAGGTCATCTACGGCCGCGGCGGTTCCGACCAGGAGGGCGGCATGGCCTCCGCCGTGTACGGCACCAAGATCATGAAGGACCTCGGCCTTATCCCTGCCGGGTACAAGATTATGGTGGTGGGCTCCGTTCAGGAAGAGGACTGCGACGGCATGTGCTGGCAGTACATCTATAACAAGAGCAAGATTGTCCCCGAGTTCGTCATCTCCACCGAGCCCACCGACGGCGGCATCTATCGCGGTCACCGCGGCCGCATGGAGATCCGCGTGGACGTGAAGGGCGTTTCCTGCCATGGCTCCGCCCCCGAGCGGGGCGACAACGCCATCTATAAGATGGCCGACATTCTCCAGGACGTGCGCGCCCTCAACGAGAACAGCGCCGATGACAGCGTTGAGATCAAGGGCCTCGTGAAGATGCTCGACCCCAAGTTTAACCCCGGCCATTACGAGGACGCCCGTTTCCTGGGCCGGGGCACCTGCACCACCTCCGAGATCTTCTTTACCTCCCCCAGCCGCTGCGCCGTAGCCGACTCCTGCTCCATCTCCATCGACCGCCGCATGACCGCGGGTGAGACCTGGGACTCCTGCCTGGAGGAGATCCGCCAGCTGCCCAACGTGAAGAAGTACGGCGATGACGTGAAGGTCTCCATGTATATGTACGACCGTCCCTCCTGGACCGGCGAGGTCTATGAGACCGAGTGCTACTTCCCCACCTGGATCAACAGGGAGAACGCCGCCCATGTCCAGGCCCTGGTGGATGCCCACCACGCCCTCTTCGGCGACAGCCGCATCGGGCCTGCCGGCGCCATGCACCTGCGCAACCGCCCCCTCACCGATAAGTGGACCTTCTCCACCAACGGCGTCGCCATCCAGGGCCGGTACGGAATCCCCTGTGTCGGCTTTGGTCCCGGCGCCGAGAGCCAGGCGCACGCACCCAACGAAATCACCTGGAAGCAGGACCTGGTGACCTGCGCCGCCCTCTATGCCGCCGTGCCCGGCCTCTACAAGGAAGAGAACAAGACCGACGACGTGGCTCAGTTCCGCGCTACCCTCACGGATAACGACATCAAGTAA
- the yqeA gene encoding amino acid (carbamate) kinase (Evidence 2a : Function of homologous gene experimentally demonstrated in an other organism; PubMedId : 10211841, 9578487; Product type e : enzyme), which yields MSKKRIVIALGGNALGNNLPEQMIAVQETAKAIADLIEEGHEVIIAHGNGPQVGMIQAAMAELTRSNPEKYIPCPLSVCVAMSQGYIGYDLQNALREELLNRGINKGVSTVLTQVEVDPNDLAFQKPTKPIGSFMTKDEADKMAAERGYNIVEDSGRGYRRVVASPQPQSIVEIDTIRALVETDHVVVACGGGGIPVFKTEGNHLKGAAAVIDKDFASCTLAQQLDADMLIILTAVEKVAIHFGKPDVKWLSSLTPAEAQQYIADGEFAPGSMLPKVQAALRFAESKPGRTALITLLEKARDGVAGRTGTHITG from the coding sequence ATGAGCAAAAAGCGCATCGTTATTGCTCTGGGCGGAAACGCGCTGGGCAACAACCTGCCCGAGCAGATGATCGCCGTTCAGGAGACCGCGAAGGCCATCGCAGACTTGATTGAAGAAGGCCACGAGGTCATCATTGCCCACGGCAACGGCCCTCAGGTGGGCATGATCCAGGCCGCCATGGCCGAGCTGACCCGCTCCAACCCCGAGAAATACATCCCCTGCCCCCTGTCCGTCTGCGTCGCCATGAGCCAGGGCTACATCGGCTACGACCTGCAGAACGCCCTGCGGGAGGAGCTCTTAAACCGCGGCATCAACAAAGGCGTCTCCACCGTGCTCACCCAGGTTGAGGTGGACCCCAACGACCTCGCCTTCCAGAAACCCACCAAGCCCATTGGCTCCTTCATGACCAAGGACGAGGCCGACAAGATGGCTGCCGAGCGCGGCTATAACATCGTGGAAGACTCTGGCCGAGGCTACCGCCGTGTCGTCGCCTCTCCCCAGCCCCAGTCCATCGTGGAGATCGACACCATCCGTGCCCTCGTCGAGACCGACCACGTGGTCGTGGCCTGCGGCGGCGGTGGAATCCCCGTCTTCAAGACCGAGGGCAACCACCTGAAGGGCGCGGCCGCCGTCATCGACAAGGACTTCGCCTCCTGCACCCTGGCCCAGCAGCTCGACGCCGATATGCTCATCATCCTCACCGCCGTGGAGAAGGTAGCCATCCACTTCGGCAAGCCCGACGTGAAATGGCTCAGCTCTCTCACCCCCGCCGAAGCCCAGCAGTACATCGCTGACGGTGAATTTGCCCCCGGCTCTATGCTGCCCAAGGTCCAGGCCGCCCTCCGTTTTGCGGAGAGCAAGCCCGGCCGTACCGCCCTTATCACTCTGCTGGAGAAGGCCCGCGATGGCGTCGCCGGTCGCACAGGCACCCACATTACCGGCTAA